CGGCATCGTGGCGCTTCACTCCGCGGTAAAGCCCGCGGCCTAAGGGCGGCGGTAAAGCCTGCGGTCTTCCGTCCTCGGCTTTACCGGAGAAAGCGCACGACAACGCCTCGGATTTACCGGAGAAAGCGCACGACAACGCCTCGGGTTTACCGAAAAGGGGCTACCCCAGCCAGCAAGCGTGAATTAGACCGTGGAGTCCCACAGGGGCGAACCAGCGCGGGCGGTGGAGACCACGCTGCCGGCGGCACGCCACAGGCGAGCGGTGAAATCACGGTCTTCCTCGGTGATGAGATTGCCCATCAAACGCGCAGCAACATGCATTGGTCCGCGCAGCCCAATAGGGCCAGCCAGCGGCAGAAACTGCGGGTAAGTCAGCACGCGCGCGAGGGTGCGCGCCAGCATGAAAGCTTCGCCATACTCGCGGCGCAACAAGTCAGGCCACACCAAGGTGAGGTCTTTGTTGGTGCCCAGTAATTCTGCTGCCAGTGCGGCGGTTTCCAAGCCATAATCAATGCCCTCGCCATTGAGTGGGTTCACACAAGCGGCGGCGTCACCGATGATCATCCAGTTCGCGCCAGCCACGTTGGACACCGCGCCACCCATAGGTAAAGCGGCGGATGTGACAAACTTCTCATCGCCCAGTTGCCACTTCTCCCGCTGCTGGCTGGCGTACAGCGACAGCAGCTTTTTCGTGTTTACTTTTGCCGGGCGTTTTTCCGTGGACAAGGCACCACAACCAAGGTTGACGGAGCCATCACCAATCGGGAAAATCCAGCCATAACCCGGCTGCACCACGCCGCTCTCATCGCGCAATTCCACGTGCGAATGCATCCACGGCTCATCAGAAAACGGGGACTCGCAATAGGAGCGCGCCGCAATGCCAAAGACTTCACCCTTGTGCCATTGCCGGCCGAGTTTCTGCCCAAAAGTAGAGCGCACACCATCGGCAATGATGACCTCACGCGCGCGAATCTTGGTATCGCCTACGCTGAATTCAGTAAGTCGATTGCCCTCTAGCACGGGATTTGTAGCGGGTGTTCCGGCGAGCAAGGTGGCGCCGGCGGCTACGGCGGCATCGACAAGCAATGCGTCCAAGTGGTGCCTTTGCAACGCCGTACCCTCGGCACACAGATAAGTTGTTGGCCACGGGGCTGTCGCCGACGTTCCGAAACCGTGCAGCTTTAAACCCTTATTGCGGTAAGTTGCGTTGACCTCAACGCCAAGCTGGTTCAGCTGGTGCATACCCCGCGGGGTGAGGCCATCACCACACGTTTTATCGCGCGGAAATTCTGAAGAATCAATCAGCACGGTCTCAAAACCGCGGCGCACAGCATGCAGTGCTG
This region of Corynebacterium casei LMG S-19264 genomic DNA includes:
- a CDS encoding geranylgeranyl reductase family protein; this encodes MVELFDVAVIGAGPSGAAAALHAVRRGFETVLIDSSEFPRDKTCGDGLTPRGMHQLNQLGVEVNATYRNKGLKLHGFGTSATAPWPTTYLCAEGTALQRHHLDALLVDAAVAAGATLLAGTPATNPVLEGNRLTEFSVGDTKIRAREVIIADGVRSTFGQKLGRQWHKGEVFGIAARSYCESPFSDEPWMHSHVELRDESGVVQPGYGWIFPIGDGSVNLGCGALSTEKRPAKVNTKKLLSLYASQQREKWQLGDEKFVTSAALPMGGAVSNVAGANWMIIGDAAACVNPLNGEGIDYGLETAALAAELLGTNKDLTLVWPDLLRREYGEAFMLARTLARVLTYPQFLPLAGPIGLRGPMHVAARLMGNLITEEDRDFTARLWRAAGSVVSTARAGSPLWDSTV